The genomic segment AAGTCCCCGACGACCTTCGCACCACCAATCCTAGGGGCATTGACGATGGTGAAGCTCTGCGCCAGCGTGCCCGTTCCCAACTGGGCAGTTCCCAGAACCGCGTTGGCATCTGATCGATCGACAAAGGACACCTTCCCCGTCGGCGCGATCCGGCTTGCTGATCCCGTAACGCTCGCCTTGAGGGTATAAATCCCCTGCCGCCCCGTTCCGCTCTGCGTAATCGAGGTGGACGTCGCGCCGTCCGTCACGCTCAGGGTGGAGGCTGGCGATGTGCTGGGCAAATAGCTTCGCGTACCCGCAAACACTGCCTTGATGCTGTTTTCACCCAGCCGAGGCCGCAACCTCAGCACTGCCGTGCCCGCAGATGTGAGCTGGGCCGAGCCCAGAATGTGAACGTCTGTACAATATGCAGCCGCCGCATCGCAGAAGTTAACCAATCCCCTGGTCAGCGGTGTCGATCCGGACTTCACGGTTGCCGTCAGTGTCAGCACGTCCCCGAGGGAAACTGAGCTCGCCACCGCACCCCCCGCGGTCGTCACTTGAAGATCCACGGTGGTGCTAACAGCCTGCGCGCTGGCCCACGGTGCGCAACACGCACTCCAAAGCAAAAATGCTGAAAACAACGCTGAGAGCGGCTGAGTGGTCGTTCCGCACATGAGGGCGTCCCTCCCTTAGCTCGATTCGCGGGGGAGATTTTACGCATCATGATTGGAAGACACCGTGATCACCGGTACGTTGGAATGTGACAAAGTCCACACGGGGGCAATGGGCCGCGGAAGGAAGGTTAGGGGCGGCGTGATTGAAGACCATAATCGAGCTGGGTGATCGCGAGGAGGCCGCTGCGAAGCTGGGGGCAATCATGGGCGAGTATCGACATTCCTTCGAGAACGGTGACGTGGAAGGCGAAAAATACAGGTCGACCAACGTTTTGAGCAGATTCGATTCACATTACGAGCTTGCATTGGAGTTCTACAACGGTCACACATGCGAGCGCGAAGGCAATGCCAGGTAGCGGCGCGCAGGTGCTTTCGTCGATTTGCAGAAAGATGATGAGGGCCGAAGCTGTCGTTCGAGATTGTTGCAGCAGCCACCGGGTGGAACTGGCCAATCCCAGGGGGGAGTGTGTAGGTTGACCGATTGCGGGAACCGGGGCGGCTACGACGGTATGAAGTTCAGTCTCCGCGAAAAATTGAAGGCGGGCGCCGAGGCAAAGTAGTTGCCCGGGGGTTGAAGCCCGACTTGATTCCTGGCGTTCGGCACTGTTGAACAGCTAGTCGAAAAAGTCGGCAGGGGACGGCTCAATCATCGGGTGGTTACGGTTGCGCTGCGGGTGAGGATGAGGGTAGGGGAAATCTGGATCTATCGAGTCAGTTATCCGGGTAAACTATTGATTAAGAATCTGCTTTAATGAGAATTCCCTGGCCGGTAGGGACCGTCAGAATCATTCGATTCTTGCTGGCTGCAAAGTCGTTCCATGCGCGGTGTTGAGTCTCGTAGTCAGTAAACGCATAGTCGTCGAGGACAACAATTGCACCGGGCGACAACTTAGGCCATAAACGTTCGATGCTGGCTATCTCTGGGGCAGCGTTATTCAGGTCGATAGAGAGGTATGCGATTCGTTCGATCTGCGCTGTTGCGAGGCTGTCCGGAAGAACTCCCCGAACAAGTCTGGCGTTCGGGAATGGTGCGAAATTGCTTCGGGCCACGTCATAACAGTCAAAATAGGAGACCGCGTTCAACTCTGCGGCATGCGCCCTCTCCTCCGCCGACACTCGCTCTACGGGAATACCCTCGAAAGTGTCGAAGAGCCAGAATGTTCGATTCAACGTTGCGAAGTTCAGGAAATGGCCGACGGTCAGCGATAGTAGACCCGTGTTGACGCCGCATTCAACGAAATCCCCCTCCAGTAAGAGAGCGTTTCGGGCTGCCCAGCAGCAGACGTGAGCACGCCACCGAACATCAGGTACTCCGTTCGGCCAGCCCGCCCTATTCAGACGGATGGACTCGTGGTAGGCGTGATCGAATGCGCTTTCCGAAAGCGCGGAGAGGTTTTTGCCTCTCACCGCAACCCCATCAGCGTGATAGTCGGATTTGCGAAGAAGCAGAATTCCCCGCCGTTCGAGCCAGGTTCTGATTCCCAATCCCATGCTGATTTGATCCTTTCCGCAAGAGTTTCAGCGTCCGGCTGATTGGTATTGCGAGAGGAAGGAGCTTGTCGAGGATGCGTCTAAGGTACCACGTCCAGCATGGCGACAGTGAGCGCGCCATGACAGATCGATCCTGGATTACGCACAGACAGAGCAGCCGCTCAGTTCCAGCGGGAGCGGTCGTTGTGGTCTTCGTCGATCTGGCGGCCGCGGCTGTCGAGGCGGACGGTGCGGCCCTGCTTCTTCATGTAGATCTCGAATTTGCGTCCGGCGCGGCGGCGCTTCCAGCGATAGTAGCGGTTGCGAAGGCCGTATAGCCATTCGCTGGTCATGAAGGAGAGCCCTTTGCGCGGGGCGAAGCGGATGAAGAGCAGGCCGGCGAGTGCGCCGCCGAGCTGGGAGAGGGCCACGATCCAGCTTTGGCTGAAGAGCATGGCGAACGCGACGAGCGCGTAGATCAGAGCCATGTATTTGGCTTTGATGTTGATGATGAACATCATCATGAATTCGGTTTCGCCGTAGAGCACACCGATGGCGACGAGAAGGCCGAAGATTCCGCCGAAGCAGCCAAAAAGCACGGAGGAGGGGAGGACGCCGCGCCCGAGGCGGTCGGCTATGTCGTATGTGGCCGCGGCGGTGAGGGCGGTGCCCAGGACGGAAGAGGCGTAGAGGCCGGTGAGCCAGCCTGAGTCTCGGTATTGCTCGAGGAAGCCGAGCAGAAACCAGAGGGAGAGCAGCTCGAAGAGAGTCTGGGTGATTCCGACGTGGATGAAGCTGTAGGTGAAGGGCTGCCACAAGTAGCCATGCAGGAAGAGCGGCGGGTTGAACGAGAGGATGCCAAAGAGCATCCGGCCCATAGCGGGCGCGGTGAAGCCGATAACCAGAAGGGCGAAGTACGCGATCAGGTTTGCGAGTAGCAGCTTTCGGGTGGTTCCCTTGAATTCGGGGAACCCAAACGGCATTGAGCCCATTCTGGCCATCGTTGTTCAGGTTAACGCGAGCGACGCGGCGGTGTCATTCTGTTCGTACTGACAGGGTTAAGGGACGACCACGATGCCGCGGTGGCCGGCGGCGTCGACGGCGCGAACGCCGAAGATTACGTTGTCTTTGGAAATGGGCACGGTGACGGTAAGCGGACCGTTGTTGGCAGCGGGGGAAATCTTCTTTACGTACTGCCAGTCGGGCATGATGGTGTCTCTCCAGAGCAGCTCGTAATGATCGACTTTGCCGGGAGCGCCTTCCCATTTGAGGGTGGTGCCATTCTCGAGCTTCTCCGCGTCGATTTGCACCTTTTGGGGTTCACCTGGAGAGGAGGCGAGGGTAGCAAGCGTGGCGGCGTTGAGCCGGGCAACCTTTGCGACGTAGGTGAAGTCTACAAAGTCCACAAGGTCGCCGAGCACGGGATTTGCGTCACGCTGCACGTTCTGGTGCTGGTGGTTGTAGTCTTCGCGCCACTCAGTGATGCGTACGGCGGCGAAGCCCTCACGATTGAAGGAGCTATGATCTCCACCGCGCAGATAACGGTCGGGCCGGGAAACCAGAAAAGCATCGAAGGAGGTGCGGGTTTTGGCGGGGAAGTAGGATTGCGAGGCTTCCTGCATGGCGCGGGCAAGCTCGCGACTGGGCGAGTCGTTCTCGTTGCCGATGGCGCGAATGCGGCGGGCCTGCTCGGGGGTGGCGGAGACGGGAACGCCTTCAGAGAACACGCGAACGCGGTCTTTGAGCTGGAGGGTGTCGCCTGGAGTGGTGTTGCCGCCGACGATGTCGTTGTTAAGCACTCCGAGGAGATTCCAGCCCTGCTCTTTGGCGACTTTGGCCAAGTGCGCGGAGCCGACGAGGCCCTGTTCTTCTCCAGCGACGGCGACGAAGACGAGGCTGGCAGGGAACTTCATCTTGCTGAGTACGCGAGCGCATTCGAGGGAGACGGCCACGCCGGAGGCATCGTCGTTGGCGCCGGGCGCGAAGCCGTGGTCATCAAGCACGTTGGTGTTGCGCGAATCGTAGTGGCCGGTGACGAGGTACATGGTGTTGGCCTGAGCGGAGTCAGAGCCGCGCAGGATGGCGTAGACGTTAGTCATGCGCGTGGGCCTGGGGATGCGCTTTGCCCACTGGGTGCCTTCAGTGCTCTTGGGATCGGCTGTGAAGGTGTCGCGGCGGACGTCGAGGCAGCCATTGCAAGCGGTGGAGATCTGCTGGAACTGATCGTAGATCCAGTCGGCGGCGGGCTGGATGCCAGTGCCGGCGGGGAGATCGGTTTCCATGCTGGAAAGGGAGTTGCGGGTCTGGAAGCTGACCAGCTTTTCGATGATCTGGCGGATGCGGGCCGAGTCAACGCTGGCGATAGCGCGGGCGATGGCCGGATTGGCGGGTGCGGCGGCGAACGGGCGTGCCTGCCGCATGTAGTCGGGCTGAGCGTCGCAGAACTGAGCGCAAATGAAGATTCCAAAGGCAGCAAGCAGGGGAGCGAGGCGCATAATGAGTTCTCCTGGGAGGGGCGTTTTCAACTCTCTGGGGAGCAATCGAAGGCGGGTGCCCTCTTGACCTACGGGGGGCATCCATCTAAAACTAGCGGAGTCGAACTCCAAGTAAACGCAATCCTACAGTACGACGCTGCAAGGTCTATTTTGGGAAAGAGAGGTTTGGGTCATGGCGAGCTGCCCTGAATGCGAGAGCGATCTCGATATTGAACTTGATGAGGTGGAAGAAGGCGATGTGGTTTCGTGCGAAGAGTGCGGGACCGAGTATGAAGTAGTTGCGGTCGATCCTTTAGAGCTGTCCCGCGTGGGTGAGGATGACGAAGAGGATGACGAAGACTACACCGAAGAGGAAGAGGAAGAGGAAGAATGAGATATCGCACACGTCTGGTAGCGGGTGTTGTTCTGGCTGCGGCCGCTCTGGGATTTGCTCCCATAGCCAGCCGGATGGCCGTGCCTTCTGCCGAGGCGCAGAATATAGGGCAGCGCGTGGTAAACGGGTCGGTTATGGATGCGGAGTCAGGCGCGGTTGTGGGGGCAACTGTATTCCTGCGCAATACGAAGACCAAGGCCATTCGCAGCTATACATCGACGAAGGACGGGCGTTTCCGCTTTGCCCAGGTTGATATGTCACAGGACTTCGACCTTTGGGCCGAGAAGGAAGGCAAGAAGAGCCCGACCAAGACCATCAGCTCGTGGGACACACGCAAAGACGTGGAGACGGAGCTGAAGCTGAAGTAACGGTCGGATCATTTTTTCCTGTCCTTGCTTGAAAGCACGAACTGATTTCCATCGGGGTCTTTGAAAACGGCGGCCGTTCCCCAGGATTCGGCCGCAGGCTCCTTGATGAAAGTCACGCCTTTCTTCTTCATGGCGTCAGCCGTGGCAAAGACATCATCGCACCAGAACGAGACAGACTGGAACTTCCCGATCTGGTCTTCGCGACCGGGCGGCGTGAAGAGCGCGAGCCCGGAATCTGCGCCGGGAATGGTCAACTCGATCCATCTCTGGGTCGGGGTAAATGGCTGGTCGGTAAGGACCTTCATTCCAAGCGATTCAGTGTAAAACTTAAGCGCGACGTCCTGGTTGGAGACGGGGATGCCGATGAACTTGATGCCTCGAATCATGACTGCTGCCCTCCACTGTGGCGAGAATAGCCATCCGCCGAACCGGAATCAATGAGGCAGGCGTTGCTATAGTAGTAGTCGGTATAGCTATGCCGGTACTGGATGACTACATTACCGACGTCTTGATGCGCGACCTGGTGGGGCACGATCGCAAGCCGGCCGCTTTCCTGTTGTATGTATGGCTGGCAGCGGAGCAGGCCCGGCGAAAGAGCGACGTGCAGGTCAGCTATGAAGATATGGCTGAATCGATCGGGATTTCGCGAAGCTCTGCGCAGGCAGCGGTGCGATGGCTGCTGAAGCGGAAGCTGCTCGTCGTGAAGAAGCAGACTGTGACGGCCACGCCGAAGTACACGGTGCGCAGCCCCTGGCGCGATGGAGCGCGCGGCTAGCCCTCGAGCTTCTTCGTCACAAGCTCATTGAGGAGCGCAGGGTTGGCTTGCCCTTTCGAAGCCTTCATGATCTGGCCGACGAAGAAGCCGGCGAGCGTTTTCTTGCCGGCGCGATACGCTTCGACTTGCTTGGGATTCTCAGCGATGACCTGATCGATCATCGCTTCGAGCGCGGACGTGTCAGAGATCTGCTGCGGCTTCTCGCGTTCGTAGACGGCGGGGAAGTCTTCACCTTTTTCAAAGGCGATGTCGAGCAGGCCCTTAAGCTGCTTGGAGCTGATGGAGCCCGCGTCGAGCAAGTCGGCGGCAAGGACGATGCCGGCCATGGAGACGGGCGAGCTTTCCTGATCGAGGCCGAGGGCGTTGAGGCGGCCGCCGATTTCGCTAAGGAGGAGGTTTGCCACGCGGCGCGGATTCTTCGCGGTCTTCGCGGCTGCTTCGAAGCGGTCAGCGAATTCGCGAGAGGCGGTGAGGGTGCGCGCGTCCTTTTCATTCAGGTCGTACTCGGCGATCATGCGCGCGCGGCGCGCTTCGGGCAACTCGGGGAACTCCTGCTGGCGAGCGGCGAGGAATTCTGCGGAGAGGATTAGCGGAGGCAGGTCGGGCTCGGGGAAGTAGCGGTAGTCGTGGGCCTGCTCTTTGGAACGCATGGAGTAGGTGCGGCCCTCGTTGGCGTTCCAAAGGCGGGTTTCCTGGAGGACGCGGCCGCCGGATTCGAGGACTTCGACCTGGCGCTCGATCTCGTATTGCAGCGCTTCGCGGACGAAGCGGAAGCTGTTGACGTTTTTGACCTCGGCCTTGGTTCCAAACTTTTCCTGGCCGCGCGGGCGGACGCTTACGTTGGCGTCGCAGCGGAGAGAACCTTCTTCCATATTGCAGTCGGAGACGCCGGTGTAGAGGAGGATCTCCTTGAGGCGCGTGAGGTATTCGAAGGCTTCTTCGGGCGTGCGGATGTCGGGCTCGGAGACGATTTCACACAATGGCGTCCCGCAGCGGTTGAGGTCGAGCGAGGTGAACTTGGCGGAATCGGGAAGGCCGTCGTGGAGACTCTTGCCGGCGTCCTCTTCCATGTGAAGGCGGGTGATGCCTATGCGCTTCGTGCCACCCTGGGCGGTGGGGACTTCGATCCAGCCGTGCTCGGCGATGGGCTTGTCGTATTGCGAGATCTGGTAGCCCTTGGGCAGGTCGGGGTAGAAGTAGTTTTTGCGCGCGAAGATGGAGCGCGGGTTCACGGTGCAGTTGATGGCGAGCGAGGCCTTGGTGGCGAACTCGACCGCTTTCTGGTTGAGAACGGGGAGCGAGCCGGGGAGGCCGAGGCAGACGGGGCAGACGTTGGTGTTGGGCCCAGAGCCGAATTTGTTAGCGCAGCCGCAGAAGATCTTGGTTTCGGTCAGAAGCTGGACGTGCACTTCGAGGCCGATGACGGGCTCGTATTTGGCGAGGATGTCTGGGCTTAGTGCGGCTGCGGAGGGCATAGATAAATTTTAGCGCGGGGTGCGGGTGGTGGAGAGTTACACTGCGGCTTGAGCGTTAGGAGGAGTTGCACGGACAATCAGATATGGAGAAGACGGTTCGCAAGTACACTAGCCTGAAAGAAATGAAGGCAGACGAGTACCGATATTGGCAAAGCAGGCCAGTACACGAAAGAATGAGCGCAGTTGCCGAAATCACACTCGCTGCATACGCGCTGAAGGGAAATGCGCCCAGTGTTCCCAGACTTCATCGCACTCCTGTCTGCCTTCAACGCCCACAGCGTTAAATATCTGATCGTGGGCGGTTATGCGGTTTCATTGCATTCGCAGCCCCGCGCGACGAAAGATCTTGACATTCTGATCAAGGCAGATTCGGCCAACGCCGAGGCTGTTTATCGCGCATTGGCGGCATTTGGCGCACCGCTCGAGAGCATCAATGTTCGCGATCTTGCCGACCCAACCAAATTCTTTCGCTTCGGACAGCCGCCGGTTGCCGTGGACGTTCTTTGCTCAGTTGACGGCGTGGATTTCGACGCGGCATGGGAACGGCGGATCGAAGATTTGGTTGATCCAGCCAGCGGAGAGAAGGCATTCTTCATTTCTCGGGAAGACTTGATCGCATCGAAGATCGCGGCGGGACGTCTGCGCGATCTGGCGGACGTTGAAGAAATTCGCGAGGCTAGCCAGCACGGGAAGGGCTGAGAAATGGGGCTTAGGCTAGATTAATTACGGGGTTGTGTTTGGTGAGGATTTCAGGGCTTAGGGCGGCTGCGGAGGGCACATCGGGGTTTTAGCGCGGCCAGCGTAGCCAAATCCGGCCGCGCGTGAGTTTTACTGCTTCGTATCCAGTGGGTGGGAGATCTTTTCGAAGTACTCGTTCTGGATGCGGAGGCTGTCGTTGTCGGCTTTGATGGCTTTGAGGGCGTTGGCGATCTGGCTGGCCCAGGTTTTCTGGTCGAATTCGCCGAGCTCCTTTGTGGCAGCGGAGCCTGTGCCGGAGTAGTGGTTGGGGAAGCGCGCGTACCACCAAATGCCGGTGTAGACGTTGTCGGGCAGGCTAAGGCGGTGCTGGTCGGCGCCGGACTGCGAGTCGGCCTGGCCCATTTTGACGAGGTCGGGGCGCGCGATGAGCATGTTGGCGGTCTCGGTTTCGCCGGCGTGCATGTCGTTCTTGGGGTCGGACCTCATGGCGGGGCGTCCGGGCACATTCTCATTCGGCAGGCCGAAGACGTAGACGACGTAGTCGCGCGGGGTGGCGAGCTGTGCCTGCGCGAATAACGGCAGGAGCGAATTGTTTCCGCCGTGGCCGTTGACGATGACGACCTTCTTGCAGCCGTTGCGAGACATCTCCTTAACGGTCTCTTGCAGCAGTGTGAGCTGGGTGGAGAGTGAGTAGGCGACGGTGCCGGGCTGCTGCTGCGCCTCGAAGATCTGGCCGAAGTAATACGGCGGAAAGACGACAGCGTATTCCTGTTGCACGGCATTGGAGACGGCATAGCGGACGTCGAGCAGGTCAGTGCCGAGGGGCAGGTGGGGGCCGTGCTTTTCGATGATGCCGAAGGGCAGTACGCAGACGCCCTGCGCTTGATGGATGGCCTGGACGAAGTCGGGTGCGGTGAGTTCTTCCCAGTGCGGGGAGAGCTTTTGCGATTGAGCGGCGGTGGCGGCGATGAGCGAGACGACGAGTGTGAGTGCGATCTTTTTAAACATGGGCCCCTCAAGTGGCGCAAGGCGGTTGGTGTGAACTTCAGGCGCCAAAGAACAACCGCAAATTCTTCGACTCCGCACTGCATGCTGCGCTCAGGATGATAACGAGTGCTGATGGCCAGCCTTATTCCGATGGGTCGGGTGCGGTGAAGGGCGAGCAGCAGGGCTTCTCGGTGGCTTTGAGGTTCATGAGCTCGGCGCGGATGCCGTCGGGGTCATACATGTTGAACTGGCCCTTGCCGTCCTTGCCGATCTTGGTGGAGGAGTCGGCGCGCACGCCTTCGAGGCGGTTGCCGGCCTTTAGCGTCTTTAAACCTTCGTCGACGGAGTTCTGGCCGATGGCGATGTGGTCGAGCACGCCAAGGGTCTGCTGCGAGATGTTGGGGCTGTTGTTCATCATGTATTCGACCCAGTCGTGGCCGTCGGGAACCTGCTGGCTGATCCAGTCGATCTTGTCGTCGGTCATGCCGCCGAACCAGTAGGGCCGGAACCCGAGCAGCGTGCGGTAGAAGGTGTCTTCTTTGGTGCGATCATGCACAACGAAGCCGACATGGATGATGTGGTGACCGATGGCGTTGGGGGCGTCGACTTTGGCGTTGGCCGGCGGCTGCACGAACTCGATCTTGTTGCCCTCGGAGTCTAGCACCTGGAAGCGGCGGCTGCCGTCGGAGGTTTTGGTGACGGAGGCGGGCACCTGCCAGCCTTTGGCGGCGAGGTATTTGCGCATGCCTTCGGCGTTGTCGGTGTTGAAGGCCGCATGATCCATGCGGTTGACACCGGCGTTCGCAGGCAGGGGCAGTACTTCGACATATTGTGTGCCGCTCAGCGCGTACTTGACGCCTTTGGGGTTCTCGGGGTCGGCCATCTTTGCGGCGCCGATGGTGAAGGTGTAGTAGTGCTCGGTGGCGGAGGGGTTGGACGTGTAGATCGCCAGGTGCGAGACACCGGTAATTTTGGGGCGGGCCGGACCGCTCTGGGTGAAGCCGCAGATGGCGGTGGAAAGCAGCAAGGCAGGGAGGATTGTTTGCAGACGCATGGGCACCTCAGATTGGCTGACCGCACCACGATAAATCGGTTTGGCGGGGCGCGCAATGCGGAAGAGCGCTCGAAGGGGAACAGGGCGCGATGTTACGCGCGACGGGTACAATGCCGCCATGCGTTTCTTGCGATCGGACTTCCCCAGAGTTGCCCGCCTGGCGTGCCTTGGACTTTTTGCTGCATCTTCACTTGTGATGGCACAAGAGATTGCTCCGCTGTCGGCTGCCGATAAGGCCGAGGCCCGCGAAATCTTCAAGCAGCTCATCGAAATCAACACGACGGACACGCCGAAGGGCAGCGTTACGGCCGGCAACGAGGCGATGGAGAAGCGCTTTCTGGACGCGGGGTTTCCGCGCGAGGACGTGAAGCTGCTGGGGCCGGACAAGAACAAGCTGAACCTCATCATCCGCTACCGCGCGCCGGGGACGTCTGATGCCAAGCCGGTGCTCTTCCTGTGCCACATGGATGTGGTGGAGGCGCTGCGGTCGGACTGGCATACCGATCCGTTTGAGTTTGTGGAGAAGGATGGGTACTACTACGGGCGCGGCACGCAGGACATGAAAGACTCCGATGCGGGACTGGTGGCCACGTTTCTGCGCTTGCATCGTGAGGGGTACAAGCCGAAGCGCGATCTAATTCTGGCGCTGACTGCGGACGAGGAGGGCGGCAAGTTCAACGGCCCGATATGGCTGTTGAAGGAACATCGCGACCTAGTGGATGCGGCCTATGTGATCAATCCTGATTCGGGTGGCGTGGAACTGGATCATGGCCGTGCGGTGGTTGCCGATGTGGAGGCGACGGAGAAGGTCTACGCCGATTACCAGGTGACGGCGACAAATCCTGGCGGGCATAGCTCGCGCCCACGGCCGGATAACGCGATCTACGAGCTGACGACCGCGATCAAC from the Occallatibacter riparius genome contains:
- a CDS encoding creatininase family protein, which encodes MFKKIALTLVVSLIAATAAQSQKLSPHWEELTAPDFVQAIHQAQGVCVLPFGIIEKHGPHLPLGTDLLDVRYAVSNAVQQEYAVVFPPYYFGQIFEAQQQPGTVAYSLSTQLTLLQETVKEMSRNGCKKVVIVNGHGGNNSLLPLFAQAQLATPRDYVVYVFGLPNENVPGRPAMRSDPKNDMHAGETETANMLIARPDLVKMGQADSQSGADQHRLSLPDNVYTGIWWYARFPNHYSGTGSAATKELGEFDQKTWASQIANALKAIKADNDSLRIQNEYFEKISHPLDTKQ
- a CDS encoding VOC family protein; this translates as MRLQTILPALLLSTAICGFTQSGPARPKITGVSHLAIYTSNPSATEHYYTFTIGAAKMADPENPKGVKYALSGTQYVEVLPLPANAGVNRMDHAAFNTDNAEGMRKYLAAKGWQVPASVTKTSDGSRRFQVLDSEGNKIEFVQPPANAKVDAPNAIGHHIIHVGFVVHDRTKEDTFYRTLLGFRPYWFGGMTDDKIDWISQQVPDGHDWVEYMMNNSPNISQQTLGVLDHIAIGQNSVDEGLKTLKAGNRLEGVRADSSTKIGKDGKGQFNMYDPDGIRAELMNLKATEKPCCSPFTAPDPSE
- a CDS encoding helix-turn-helix domain-containing protein, yielding MPVLDDYITDVLMRDLVGHDRKPAAFLLYVWLAAEQARRKSDVQVSYEDMAESIGISRSSAQAAVRWLLKRKLLVVKKQTVTATPKYTVRSPWRDGARG
- a CDS encoding rhomboid family intramembrane serine protease, whose translation is MARMGSMPFGFPEFKGTTRKLLLANLIAYFALLVIGFTAPAMGRMLFGILSFNPPLFLHGYLWQPFTYSFIHVGITQTLFELLSLWFLLGFLEQYRDSGWLTGLYASSVLGTALTAAATYDIADRLGRGVLPSSVLFGCFGGIFGLLVAIGVLYGETEFMMMFIINIKAKYMALIYALVAFAMLFSQSWIVALSQLGGALAGLLFIRFAPRKGLSFMTSEWLYGLRNRYYRWKRRRAGRKFEIYMKKQGRTVRLDSRGRQIDEDHNDRSRWN
- a CDS encoding VOC family protein, translating into MIRGIKFIGIPVSNQDVALKFYTESLGMKVLTDQPFTPTQRWIELTIPGADSGLALFTPPGREDQIGKFQSVSFWCDDVFATADAMKKKGVTFIKEPAAESWGTAAVFKDPDGNQFVLSSKDRKK
- a CDS encoding M28 family peptidase; this encodes MRLAPLLAAFGIFICAQFCDAQPDYMRQARPFAAAPANPAIARAIASVDSARIRQIIEKLVSFQTRNSLSSMETDLPAGTGIQPAADWIYDQFQQISTACNGCLDVRRDTFTADPKSTEGTQWAKRIPRPTRMTNVYAILRGSDSAQANTMYLVTGHYDSRNTNVLDDHGFAPGANDDASGVAVSLECARVLSKMKFPASLVFVAVAGEEQGLVGSAHLAKVAKEQGWNLLGVLNNDIVGGNTTPGDTLQLKDRVRVFSEGVPVSATPEQARRIRAIGNENDSPSRELARAMQEASQSYFPAKTRTSFDAFLVSRPDRYLRGGDHSSFNREGFAAVRITEWREDYNHQHQNVQRDANPVLGDLVDFVDFTYVAKVARLNAATLATLASSPGEPQKVQIDAEKLENGTTLKWEGAPGKVDHYELLWRDTIMPDWQYVKKISPAANNGPLTVTVPISKDNVIFGVRAVDAAGHRGIVVVP
- a CDS encoding DUF6036 family nucleotidyltransferase, translating into MRPVFPDFIALLSAFNAHSVKYLIVGGYAVSLHSQPRATKDLDILIKADSANAEAVYRALAAFGAPLESINVRDLADPTKFFRFGQPPVAVDVLCSVDGVDFDAAWERRIEDLVDPASGEKAFFISREDLIASKIAAGRLRDLADVEEIREASQHGKG
- a CDS encoding M20/M25/M40 family metallo-hydrolase — encoded protein: MRFLRSDFPRVARLACLGLFAASSLVMAQEIAPLSAADKAEAREIFKQLIEINTTDTPKGSVTAGNEAMEKRFLDAGFPREDVKLLGPDKNKLNLIIRYRAPGTSDAKPVLFLCHMDVVEALRSDWHTDPFEFVEKDGYYYGRGTQDMKDSDAGLVATFLRLHREGYKPKRDLILALTADEEGGKFNGPIWLLKEHRDLVDAAYVINPDSGGVELDHGRAVVADVEATEKVYADYQVTATNPGGHSSRPRPDNAIYELTTAINKLAAYSFPFELNDVTRTYFQNLEKQESGQTSADIRAILASPPDMEAAKRLSAEPSFNSNFRTTCVATRLAAGHANNALAQSAQANVNCRIFPGHSPEEIRQQLVQLFGDSKLTVKYVSDAGTVVADVAPERKAIVPVAPMPEVMEPLTRITQAIWPGVPVTPVMENGASDSIYFAQAGYATYGYSAIALERDDDRAHGQDERLPVDSYWKSLQFLYAFAKAVGDR
- a CDS encoding TylF/MycF family methyltransferase; this encodes MGLGIRTWLERRGILLLRKSDYHADGVAVRGKNLSALSESAFDHAYHESIRLNRAGWPNGVPDVRWRAHVCCWAARNALLLEGDFVECGVNTGLLSLTVGHFLNFATLNRTFWLFDTFEGIPVERVSAEERAHAAELNAVSYFDCYDVARSNFAPFPNARLVRGVLPDSLATAQIERIAYLSIDLNNAAPEIASIERLWPKLSPGAIVVLDDYAFTDYETQHRAWNDFAASKNRMILTVPTGQGILIKADS
- a CDS encoding carboxypeptidase-like regulatory domain-containing protein, whose protein sequence is MRYRTRLVAGVVLAAAALGFAPIASRMAVPSAEAQNIGQRVVNGSVMDAESGAVVGATVFLRNTKTKAIRSYTSTKDGRFRFAQVDMSQDFDLWAEKEGKKSPTKTISSWDTRKDVETELKLK
- the gatB gene encoding Asp-tRNA(Asn)/Glu-tRNA(Gln) amidotransferase subunit GatB, with the protein product MPSAAALSPDILAKYEPVIGLEVHVQLLTETKIFCGCANKFGSGPNTNVCPVCLGLPGSLPVLNQKAVEFATKASLAINCTVNPRSIFARKNYFYPDLPKGYQISQYDKPIAEHGWIEVPTAQGGTKRIGITRLHMEEDAGKSLHDGLPDSAKFTSLDLNRCGTPLCEIVSEPDIRTPEEAFEYLTRLKEILLYTGVSDCNMEEGSLRCDANVSVRPRGQEKFGTKAEVKNVNSFRFVREALQYEIERQVEVLESGGRVLQETRLWNANEGRTYSMRSKEQAHDYRYFPEPDLPPLILSAEFLAARQQEFPELPEARRARMIAEYDLNEKDARTLTASREFADRFEAAAKTAKNPRRVANLLLSEIGGRLNALGLDQESSPVSMAGIVLAADLLDAGSISSKQLKGLLDIAFEKGEDFPAVYEREKPQQISDTSALEAMIDQVIAENPKQVEAYRAGKKTLAGFFVGQIMKASKGQANPALLNELVTKKLEG